Proteins from a genomic interval of Sulfurospirillum oryzae:
- a CDS encoding HD domain-containing phosphohydrolase, whose translation MNSAEKQLAILLDFGKVINKTKSLNDVLESIANFARDILQADRCSIFVHDAHKEELWSKVAHGTEPIRISTKKGVAGNAALSKEIQIVVDAYNDYRFNQDVDKKTGYLTHTILAVPLLDNQENTIGVFQALNKKDGIFTNSDAELLLLISNYAASAIENAILYDKLRDTQTKIINKLASAAEFKDQETSKHTKRVGLYSALLAEKYGLNKDDIYKIELAAPMHDAGKIGIADKIMLKPDKLSFEEFEIMKTHSQLGHDLLFDEENEYLKAAALIALEHHEKWDGSGYPHAKKGEEISIFGRIVAIADVFDALISVRPYKEPWSFEKAHALLNENSGTHFDPALITLFNENIERIRTIYQELKD comes from the coding sequence ATGAACTCAGCGGAAAAACAACTTGCTATTTTATTAGACTTTGGCAAAGTCATTAACAAAACTAAAAGTTTGAATGATGTTTTAGAATCCATTGCAAATTTTGCAAGGGACATTCTACAAGCGGATCGTTGTTCTATCTTCGTTCACGATGCACATAAAGAAGAACTCTGGTCTAAAGTGGCACACGGAACTGAACCTATCCGCATTAGCACAAAAAAAGGCGTTGCTGGCAATGCTGCTCTCTCAAAAGAGATTCAAATTGTTGTTGACGCTTACAATGACTATCGCTTTAATCAAGATGTAGATAAAAAAACAGGCTATCTTACACATACTATTCTTGCTGTTCCGCTTCTTGACAACCAAGAAAATACCATTGGTGTTTTCCAAGCGCTGAATAAAAAAGATGGCATTTTTACCAACTCAGATGCTGAACTTTTGCTGCTTATCTCCAACTACGCGGCATCCGCCATAGAAAATGCGATTTTGTATGACAAACTGCGAGACACACAAACGAAAATTATCAATAAACTAGCATCTGCTGCTGAATTTAAAGACCAAGAAACCTCTAAACACACTAAACGTGTCGGACTTTACAGTGCCCTTTTAGCCGAAAAGTATGGCTTAAATAAAGATGATATCTATAAAATTGAATTAGCCGCTCCTATGCACGATGCAGGCAAAATTGGCATTGCCGATAAAATTATGCTCAAACCCGATAAACTGAGCTTTGAAGAGTTTGAGATTATGAAAACACACTCACAACTCGGACATGATCTTCTCTTTGATGAAGAGAACGAGTACCTTAAAGCGGCCGCACTCATTGCACTTGAGCATCACGAAAAGTGGGATGGTAGTGGTTACCCTCATGCAAAAAAAGGCGAGGAAATCTCTATTTTTGGTCGTATTGTTGCCATTGCCGATGTTTTTGACGCGCTTATATCGGTTCGCCCTTACAAAGAACCGTGGAGTTTTGAAAAAGCACATGCCCTACTCAACGAAAATAGCGGTACTCATTTTGACCCTGCTTTAATAACTCTTTTTAATGAAAATATTGAAAGAATTCGTACGATTTATCAGGAGTTAAAAGACTAA
- a CDS encoding response regulator transcription factor: MQKKIKVLLIEDDYEAAGQVAQYLESVGFELDISETAVDGLLKLSAQHYDILLLDLSLPDFSGFEVIKQINNQNIIPIIVLSSHSNLEAKVQAFRFGVDDYLCKPFMLEELEVRMWAILKRCSMIKLEFNKNNLAIDYNNQTILLNQKPVSLTAIEYKILSFLIENKNRVVYRNVLAIHLSSLSSPQSLNYHIQNIRKKLGDDPKKPRYIMTEYGTGYRLVL, translated from the coding sequence ATGCAAAAGAAAATTAAAGTCCTCTTGATCGAAGATGACTATGAGGCGGCAGGACAGGTCGCGCAGTATTTGGAAAGTGTAGGTTTTGAATTAGATATTTCAGAGACAGCCGTTGATGGTCTTTTAAAGCTTTCTGCTCAACATTATGATATTTTGTTGTTAGATCTTAGCCTCCCTGATTTTAGTGGATTCGAAGTGATTAAACAAATCAACAATCAAAATATTATTCCTATTATTGTATTGAGCTCGCATTCTAATCTCGAAGCTAAAGTGCAGGCATTTCGTTTTGGCGTTGATGACTACTTGTGTAAGCCGTTTATGCTCGAAGAACTCGAAGTTCGCATGTGGGCGATTTTGAAACGCTGTTCCATGATTAAACTTGAATTTAATAAAAATAATCTTGCCATAGATTATAATAACCAAACGATTTTACTCAATCAAAAGCCCGTTTCACTGACAGCCATTGAGTATAAAATCCTTTCTTTCCTCATAGAGAACAAAAATAGAGTTGTTTATCGTAATGTTTTAGCAATTCATCTCTCGTCTTTGAGTTCACCGCAATCTTTAAACTACCATATTCAAAACATTCGCAAAAAGCTTGGAGATGATCCAAAAAAGCCACGTTATATCATGACTGAGTATGGAACAGGATACCGTTTAGTGTTATAA